A window of Roseovarius sp. THAF27 contains these coding sequences:
- a CDS encoding PHP domain-containing protein translates to MSSMAFDRPGRFWRGNLHTHSNLSDGCLEPEEVCRRYRDEGYDFISLTDHFIGQYGYPIADTTPFRTRDFTTILGAELHSGAMENDELWHILAVGLPTDFEPPNAPGFFPVEDQESGPDLAQRARMAGAFVAVAHPEWSGLTTEDARSLSAAHAVEVYNHGCAVGCDRPHGFYTLDQLLTEGRQMTLCATDDAHFTEPDHFGGWVMVKAEENDPDALLAALKDGAFYSSTGPEIRGLHWEDDVVTVECSASASVIVQGQGSAAVAQHGASMTRASVPLGRFDSSAWMRVTVVDAAGRRAWSNPVYR, encoded by the coding sequence ATGAGCAGTATGGCTTTCGACCGACCGGGCCGCTTTTGGCGCGGCAATCTTCATACACATTCGAACCTGTCTGATGGGTGTCTGGAACCCGAGGAGGTCTGCCGCCGCTATCGTGACGAAGGATATGATTTTATCTCGCTCACCGATCACTTCATCGGGCAGTATGGCTATCCGATTGCGGACACGACACCGTTCAGAACGCGTGATTTCACTACGATCCTTGGGGCCGAGCTGCATTCGGGCGCAATGGAGAATGATGAGCTTTGGCATATTCTAGCCGTTGGCCTGCCCACTGATTTCGAGCCGCCGAACGCGCCGGGCTTTTTCCCGGTCGAGGACCAGGAAAGTGGTCCCGACCTAGCGCAGCGAGCACGCATGGCGGGGGCTTTCGTTGCGGTGGCGCATCCGGAATGGTCGGGCCTGACCACCGAAGATGCCCGCAGCTTGTCCGCGGCGCACGCAGTCGAGGTTTACAACCATGGTTGTGCCGTGGGCTGCGACCGGCCGCATGGCTTTTACACGCTTGACCAATTGCTGACCGAGGGGCGGCAAATGACGCTTTGCGCCACGGACGACGCCCATTTCACAGAACCGGACCATTTTGGTGGCTGGGTGATGGTCAAGGCCGAAGAAAACGATCCTGATGCGCTTCTGGCGGCATTGAAGGACGGCGCGTTCTATTCGAGTACCGGACCGGAAATTCGTGGCCTTCACTGGGAAGATGACGTGGTTACGGTTGAATGCAGCGCGTCGGCTTCAGTCATCGTTCAGGGGCAGGGCTCGGCGGCGGTGGCGCAGCATGGGGCATCAATGACGCGCGCCTCCGTTCCGTTGGGCCGGTTCGACAGTTCGGCCTGGATGCGGGTGACCGTGGTCGATGCCGCGGGCAGGCGCGCATGGAGCAACCCGGTCTATCGCTAG
- a CDS encoding LysR family transcriptional regulator → MIIDPQIQGALMLRENIQDLIALAAVAEERSFTRAAARLNVSQSALSHTIKGLEQRLGLRLLTRTTRSVAPTLEGEDLLATLNPCLEKIEARLHALNDSQGAPSGTVRIVGVEYAIESLLWPKLSPVLKEYPDVKVEFVMDYGYTDLAESQCDAGVRYGDQVSDGMIAMRIGPEERMVCVGAPGYFHVAGTPDVPQDLTGHQCINLRLTNHGALYAWEFEDEDGTEIRVKVQGQAIFNTINPVLRAAKDGHGLALVPERLAQAHLDSGALRLCLEGYCPYFPGFHLYYPSRQRPSSAFGVVLDALREKG, encoded by the coding sequence GTGATCATCGATCCGCAGATCCAAGGCGCCCTCATGCTTCGAGAGAATATCCAGGACCTTATCGCGCTGGCCGCCGTGGCCGAAGAGCGCAGCTTTACCCGGGCCGCAGCACGGCTCAACGTGTCGCAATCTGCGCTCAGCCATACGATCAAGGGGCTGGAGCAGCGCCTTGGTCTGCGGCTTCTGACGCGCACGACGCGCTCTGTCGCGCCGACGCTGGAGGGTGAGGACCTGCTCGCCACTCTGAACCCTTGTCTGGAAAAGATCGAGGCGCGTCTTCATGCGCTAAACGACTCTCAGGGCGCGCCGTCTGGGACGGTGCGTATCGTAGGGGTGGAGTATGCCATCGAGTCCCTGCTTTGGCCCAAGCTGTCTCCGGTGTTGAAGGAATACCCAGACGTGAAGGTCGAGTTCGTGATGGACTATGGCTATACCGATCTGGCCGAAAGCCAGTGCGATGCGGGCGTGCGATATGGCGACCAAGTGAGCGATGGCATGATCGCGATGCGCATCGGCCCGGAGGAACGGATGGTGTGCGTCGGCGCGCCGGGGTATTTCCATGTGGCGGGCACGCCCGACGTGCCGCAAGACCTGACCGGACACCAGTGCATAAACCTGCGTCTCACCAATCATGGTGCGCTTTACGCGTGGGAGTTCGAAGACGAGGACGGCACCGAAATCCGGGTCAAGGTGCAGGGGCAGGCGATTTTCAACACGATCAACCCGGTGCTGCGGGCGGCGAAGGACGGGCATGGGCTGGCCCTTGTACCCGAGCGGCTGGCGCAGGCCCATCTGGACAGCGGGGCACTGCGCCTGTGTCTGGAGGGTTATTGCCCTTATTTCCCCGGGTTCCACCTCTATTACCCCAGCCGCCAGCGGCCCTCTTCGGCGTTTGGTGTCGTGCTGGATGCACTCCGCGAAAAGGGCTGA
- a CDS encoding cupin domain-containing protein, translating into MTRILGPTLALGLAAPGAFAQSMEITRASDQEGFIGDTDLFTGTAYIEPVFPANEPFAVNAGKVTFLPGARSAWHTHPAGQMLIVTEGTGWVQERGQERHVMQAGDVVWCPPEVEHWHGATDSTAVTHIAVQQFADGENVVWGEHVTDAEYGAE; encoded by the coding sequence ATGACACGAATTCTGGGACCCACACTTGCTCTGGGGCTGGCCGCGCCCGGCGCCTTCGCGCAATCCATGGAAATCACTCGCGCGAGCGATCAAGAGGGCTTTATCGGCGATACCGATCTCTTCACCGGCACCGCCTATATCGAGCCGGTTTTCCCCGCCAACGAGCCCTTTGCCGTGAACGCGGGCAAAGTGACCTTCTTGCCCGGCGCACGGTCGGCCTGGCACACGCATCCGGCGGGCCAGATGCTCATCGTGACCGAGGGCACCGGCTGGGTACAGGAACGCGGTCAGGAGCGCCACGTCATGCAGGCCGGCGACGTGGTCTGGTGTCCGCCGGAAGTCGAGCATTGGCATGGCGCGACGGACAGCACGGCTGTCACGCATATCGCGGTGCAGCAGTTCGCCGACGGTGAGAACGTCGTCTGGGGCGAGCATGTGACCGACGCCGAATACGGGGCCGAGTAG
- a CDS encoding tetratricopeptide repeat protein produces MADLSRLPALLQAEDWAAAERVLRRAANAKSAPAEVFYNLAKVLEESGKSGQRVQWLRRAVLRRSDYAKAWFELGRAELEALDLRAAHRAFDKAHKLDPGDSDARRMFARLCLRLGQWDKAETAFGNAEDAEARLARYRIAAETGRSTRADRHALLLDQSLRPQALKALTRTAKGAIPLNLCQFRM; encoded by the coding sequence ATGGCTGATCTTTCGCGCCTTCCGGCGCTCTTGCAGGCAGAAGACTGGGCCGCGGCCGAGCGCGTTTTGCGGCGCGCCGCCAACGCGAAATCCGCCCCGGCCGAGGTCTTTTACAACCTTGCCAAGGTTCTGGAAGAGTCGGGCAAGAGTGGCCAGCGTGTCCAGTGGCTTAGGCGCGCGGTGCTGCGGCGGTCAGATTACGCCAAGGCCTGGTTCGAACTGGGCCGGGCCGAGCTTGAAGCGCTTGATCTCAGGGCTGCGCACCGGGCGTTCGACAAGGCGCACAAGCTGGATCCCGGCGATAGCGACGCTCGCCGCATGTTCGCGCGGCTCTGCCTGCGACTTGGACAGTGGGACAAGGCAGAAACGGCATTTGGCAATGCGGAAGACGCCGAGGCCCGATTGGCGCGATATCGCATTGCAGCCGAAACCGGGCGCAGCACAAGAGCCGATCGCCATGCGTTACTGCTGGATCAGTCCTTGCGGCCACAGGCGCTCAAGGCGCTGACCCGCACCGCCAAAGGTGCGATCCCGCTTAACCTGTGTCAGTTCCGGATGTAG
- a CDS encoding ExeM/NucH family extracellular endonuclease gives MTAWWRNFEFGNSKSNILTGSVYSDYIFGFGGDDEISAGDGNDTIFGGWGDDILEGGAGNDLIVGGLGFDTAVYEGGLDDYDIIVRGGWLGRNVTVSNTSSAAVGDAGTDRLKSVEALHFAADDLTIFVNGRNNAVIAGDDSVNAAEDGATEIAVADLLVNDRDFDGDAIMITAVSATSASGASVSLVGNQVVYEPGTVFDGLDDGETATDTFTYTVDDGRGGLSEAVVTVTVEGANDRPILSALAEVTIDENTTAVPAQIVGSDVDGDTLEYSITGGADAAFFQIDAQTGELSFVSAPDFEAPADAGGDNVYEVQVGVSDGDVTETGDIAVTVADVAEVDARINEFHYDNAGTDAGEFVEIRVGAGQDVSGLLIEFYRDSGTVYDTETLEASPDSTQGGFDYYLVELPTNGIQNGPADGIALSNNGELIELISYEGTLTATEGTAAGVTSTDIGVTEGSGTPIGASLERAEDGDGWMVADQDTRGLNNDFVPLAQIVISEIMQNPAAVSDADGEYFEVYNSGEQAVDLNGFTITDNDSDAHVIENGGPLLIQPGQYLVLGRNADTLSNGGVTVDYQYSGVALANGADEIVLTDTQGREVDRVEYDGGPDFPDPNGASMELTDLSTDNNIGSNWVTATQAFGDGDLGTPGAENGGAPEPFAGRINEFHYDNDGADAGEFVEIRVAAGTNVVNTTLALYNGSNGSLYETYSLPTTPASSDGTFDYYVVDTPGLQNGSPDAIALVNDGSVVEFLSYEGEFTALGGPAAGLASTDIGASESGNTPEGFSLQRNEDGTWRVPEAETRGAANDGITPPQGIVINEFRISSGGSSDDTSNFVELLGTPGQGFDGLTLLAVSGEFEPGQVDYAISLDGAVADENGFLLIAEDSNPALEAGDVGVAGLDFFGSPQTFLLVHGFTGSAGDDLDTDNDGTFDMGVGNVITSLSLTNGGGAPDVSYSNDIFGPDGTFTPAGGARDPDGSGAFTQLAFGETSQDTPGESNATGPATPALISEVQGAGPVAARFGEVVTVTAIVTYLVDDGFFLQEEDTDSDGDAATSEGIFIFTGEGASLPSLGDQVSVTGTVTEFFDETQIGDVTDISVVSSGNAMPTMAEIMLSDTASNFEAIEGMRFRLSSGIAGEEITVIENFNFDRFGEITVSAGTQTQATQLFDAQTEATEVAAVIEGNLNNRLIIDDGVSGQNPGAFEYVPNLTAGDDGNGILNAADTFTAEGATLRLGSEITGVTGDPEQDDITGVMRFGFGEYRMLVDGQLVIDPATNEDARPDTPEDVGGNIQVASFNVLNYFTSFSDGTATNPAGQARGATSASDLDRQTAKLVEAFFGTGAEVFAIQEIENNGFGPGSAIATLVDALNAEAALRGSSSVYAFVDPTTDAGPIGTDAITTGLIYNTTAVNLVSSDFIVFDEPSAATTFGLADVLNAVVASGEQLDDFQRNRPSVAAEFEDVVTGETFTVSSSHFKSKGDSGLVDLVVAAQTYLDGGGTGITQADIDALRADPNYDQGDGQGFWNAVRTDAAGELANWLENDYAGTGTESYLMLGDFNAYAEEDPVQTIADDADYTDLIDSFIGQQNAFSFVFDGQQGTLDQALASNDVVSMVTGVTEWHINAQEPDLLNYSSRFNDPGFYSDDVFASSDHDPLILGLDTQPDDLVV, from the coding sequence ATGACCGCTTGGTGGCGCAATTTTGAGTTCGGCAATTCCAAATCCAACATCCTGACCGGCTCGGTCTATTCCGACTATATCTTTGGGTTCGGCGGGGACGACGAGATTTCCGCGGGGGACGGTAACGACACTATCTTTGGCGGCTGGGGCGATGACATCCTGGAAGGCGGCGCGGGCAATGACCTGATCGTTGGCGGTCTCGGTTTTGACACTGCGGTCTACGAGGGTGGGCTGGACGATTACGACATCATAGTGCGTGGTGGATGGTTGGGGCGCAACGTGACGGTTTCCAACACCTCGTCTGCGGCAGTCGGCGACGCTGGCACGGATCGGCTGAAAAGTGTTGAGGCGCTTCATTTTGCGGCCGATGACCTGACGATCTTTGTGAACGGCCGGAATAATGCGGTCATCGCCGGCGATGACAGTGTGAACGCGGCCGAAGATGGTGCGACCGAGATCGCCGTGGCCGATCTTTTGGTTAACGATCGCGATTTTGATGGTGACGCCATCATGATCACGGCGGTCTCGGCCACATCCGCGTCCGGCGCGTCGGTTAGCCTTGTGGGCAACCAGGTGGTCTATGAGCCCGGCACGGTTTTCGACGGGCTGGACGACGGCGAGACGGCTACGGATACCTTTACCTACACGGTCGATGATGGACGCGGTGGTTTGAGCGAAGCCGTAGTTACCGTGACCGTTGAAGGTGCGAATGATCGACCGATCCTTTCGGCACTTGCGGAGGTCACCATCGACGAGAACACGACCGCCGTTCCGGCCCAGATTGTGGGCAGCGACGTGGATGGTGACACGCTGGAATATTCGATCACCGGCGGCGCCGATGCAGCGTTCTTCCAGATCGATGCGCAAACGGGCGAGCTCAGCTTTGTATCCGCGCCGGATTTCGAGGCCCCTGCCGATGCCGGTGGCGACAATGTCTATGAGGTACAGGTCGGTGTCAGCGATGGCGATGTGACCGAGACGGGCGACATTGCCGTGACCGTCGCCGATGTCGCGGAAGTCGACGCGCGTATCAACGAGTTTCACTATGACAATGCCGGCACGGATGCCGGTGAGTTTGTCGAGATCCGGGTGGGCGCAGGTCAGGATGTTTCGGGTCTGCTGATCGAGTTCTACCGCGACAGCGGCACCGTTTATGACACCGAGACACTGGAGGCGTCGCCGGACAGCACGCAAGGCGGGTTCGATTATTACCTTGTCGAATTGCCGACCAACGGTATTCAAAACGGACCGGCGGACGGGATCGCCCTGTCGAACAACGGCGAGCTGATCGAGTTGATCAGCTACGAAGGAACGCTGACCGCAACCGAAGGCACCGCGGCGGGCGTCACCTCGACCGATATCGGCGTGACCGAAGGCAGTGGCACACCCATCGGTGCATCGCTTGAACGTGCCGAGGATGGTGACGGCTGGATGGTGGCCGATCAGGACACGCGCGGATTGAACAACGATTTCGTCCCGCTCGCGCAAATAGTGATTTCGGAGATCATGCAGAATCCGGCAGCGGTTTCGGATGCGGACGGTGAGTATTTCGAGGTCTACAATTCGGGCGAGCAGGCTGTCGATCTGAATGGATTCACGATTACCGACAATGACTCCGACGCGCATGTCATTGAAAATGGTGGCCCGCTGCTGATCCAGCCTGGCCAATACCTTGTTCTGGGACGCAACGCCGATACGCTCAGCAACGGGGGGGTAACGGTCGACTATCAATACAGCGGCGTGGCCCTCGCGAACGGGGCCGACGAAATTGTCCTGACCGACACTCAGGGCCGCGAAGTGGACCGCGTTGAATATGACGGTGGGCCGGATTTCCCCGATCCGAACGGCGCATCGATGGAACTGACCGACCTTTCCACAGACAACAACATCGGCAGCAACTGGGTAACCGCAACGCAGGCATTCGGAGACGGCGATCTGGGCACCCCGGGTGCCGAAAACGGCGGGGCGCCGGAGCCTTTTGCCGGACGGATCAACGAGTTCCATTACGACAATGACGGTGCGGACGCGGGTGAGTTCGTCGAAATCCGTGTCGCAGCAGGGACCAATGTGGTCAACACGACGCTTGCGCTTTACAATGGCAGCAACGGCAGCCTGTATGAAACCTACAGCTTGCCCACGACGCCGGCGTCCAGCGACGGCACCTTTGACTATTACGTCGTTGACACTCCCGGTCTTCAGAATGGCAGCCCGGATGCGATCGCGCTGGTGAATGACGGCTCGGTGGTCGAATTCCTCAGCTACGAGGGCGAATTTACCGCCCTTGGCGGTCCGGCGGCGGGCCTGGCCTCAACCGATATCGGCGCGTCGGAATCCGGCAACACGCCCGAGGGGTTTTCGCTGCAGCGCAATGAAGATGGGACATGGCGCGTACCCGAGGCCGAAACACGCGGGGCCGCCAATGACGGCATCACTCCGCCGCAGGGGATTGTGATCAACGAATTCCGCATCTCAAGCGGGGGATCGAGCGACGATACCTCGAACTTTGTCGAGCTTCTTGGCACACCTGGCCAGGGCTTTGACGGTCTGACGCTACTTGCCGTCTCGGGCGAATTCGAACCAGGGCAGGTGGACTATGCCATCTCGCTCGACGGCGCGGTTGCCGACGAGAACGGATTTCTTCTGATAGCGGAAGACAGCAACCCGGCGCTGGAGGCTGGTGATGTCGGCGTGGCAGGGCTTGATTTCTTCGGCTCGCCTCAGACTTTCTTGCTGGTCCACGGGTTTACCGGCAGTGCCGGCGACGACCTGGACACGGACAATGACGGAACCTTCGACATGGGCGTGGGCAACGTGATTACCTCTTTGTCCCTGACCAATGGTGGCGGCGCGCCTGATGTAAGCTATAGCAACGATATCTTTGGCCCCGACGGAACCTTCACACCGGCGGGCGGGGCGCGCGACCCCGATGGCAGCGGCGCGTTCACGCAGCTGGCGTTCGGCGAGACCTCGCAGGACACCCCGGGCGAGAGCAACGCCACAGGCCCGGCCACGCCCGCGCTGATCTCGGAGGTGCAGGGGGCCGGCCCGGTTGCCGCCCGCTTTGGCGAAGTGGTCACCGTGACGGCGATCGTGACGTATCTGGTGGACGATGGGTTCTTCCTGCAGGAAGAAGACACCGACAGCGATGGTGATGCCGCCACTTCGGAAGGCATTTTCATCTTCACCGGTGAGGGCGCGAGCCTGCCGAGCCTGGGTGACCAGGTCTCGGTCACGGGCACCGTGACGGAGTTCTTCGACGAAACCCAGATCGGCGACGTGACCGACATCAGCGTGGTTTCGTCCGGCAACGCGATGCCGACCATGGCCGAAATCATGCTTTCCGACACTGCATCGAATTTCGAGGCGATCGAGGGGATGCGCTTTCGCCTGTCGAGCGGCATAGCCGGTGAAGAAATTACCGTGATCGAGAATTTCAACTTCGACCGCTTCGGTGAGATCACTGTCAGCGCCGGCACCCAGACCCAGGCGACCCAACTGTTCGACGCTCAGACCGAGGCCACGGAGGTGGCCGCGGTGATCGAGGGCAATCTCAACAACCGGCTGATCATCGACGACGGGGTGTCGGGGCAGAACCCGGGCGCCTTCGAGTACGTGCCGAACCTGACCGCGGGTGACGATGGCAATGGTATCCTGAATGCGGCCGACACTTTCACCGCAGAGGGCGCCACTCTGCGGTTGGGGTCCGAGATAACGGGTGTAACCGGGGATCCGGAACAAGATGATATCACCGGGGTGATGCGGTTCGGTTTCGGCGAATACCGGATGCTGGTCGACGGCCAGTTGGTGATTGACCCGGCGACCAACGAAGATGCCCGCCCGGATACGCCAGAGGATGTCGGAGGCAATATCCAAGTGGCGTCTTTCAACGTGCTGAATTACTTTACTTCTTTCAGTGACGGCACCGCGACCAACCCGGCGGGGCAGGCGCGTGGTGCAACGTCCGCATCTGATCTTGACCGGCAGACGGCCAAGCTGGTCGAGGCGTTCTTTGGAACGGGGGCAGAAGTCTTTGCCATTCAGGAGATCGAGAATAACGGGTTCGGTCCTGGCTCGGCGATTGCCACCCTTGTCGATGCGCTGAATGCCGAGGCGGCGCTGCGCGGCTCTTCGTCGGTCTACGCCTTCGTTGATCCGACAACGGATGCCGGACCCATCGGCACCGACGCGATAACCACAGGGCTGATTTATAACACCACGGCGGTGAACCTCGTCAGTTCCGATTTCATCGTGTTCGACGAGCCGTCGGCCGCGACTACCTTCGGATTGGCTGATGTGCTGAACGCCGTAGTCGCGTCCGGAGAACAGTTGGATGATTTTCAGCGCAACCGTCCCAGCGTCGCGGCGGAGTTCGAGGATGTTGTCACGGGCGAGACGTTCACCGTGTCGTCCAGCCATTTCAAATCCAAGGGCGACAGCGGGCTTGTCGACCTGGTGGTAGCTGCGCAAACCTATCTGGACGGTGGTGGTACCGGCATCACGCAGGCCGACATCGACGCGCTGCGCGCCGACCCGAACTATGACCAGGGCGATGGTCAGGGCTTCTGGAACGCGGTGCGGACCGATGCGGCGGGTGAACTGGCGAACTGGCTGGAGAATGACTACGCCGGAACCGGCACGGAGAGCTACCTGATGCTTGGGGACTTCAACGCCTATGCCGAGGAGGACCCGGTTCAGACGATCGCAGACGACGCCGATTACACCGATCTGATCGACAGTTTCATCGGCCAGCAAAATGCCTTCAGCTTCGTTTTCGACGGACAGCAGGGAACGCTTGACCAGGCTCTGGCATCAAACGATGTCGTAAGCATGGTCACCGGCGTGACCGAGTGGCATATCAACGCGCAAGAACCCGACCTGTTGAACTACAGCAGCCGATTCAATGATCCGGGCTTCTATAGTGACGATGTCTTTGCTTCTTCCGATCACGATCCGCTGATACTCGGGCTCGACACGCAGCCTGACGATCTTGTGGTCTGA
- a CDS encoding ABC transporter permease, with protein MTEATTGMIVRPNAAKGHAWITANAVLTVYTWAFLAFMFAPLLMMIVSSVNDTSPPSVTEWGGLTGKWYAFFWMPEEEIRADPVLRALDRDRFMACFGNSLIISAVVVPLALLLGLAGAVLLTRWRSRMNGVLWWVLLSPMLAPGVILGLSALVFWGRLGVGAGLFTIMMAQVTFIAAYPLLILMARLQRQPVELEEAALDLGASPFHVFRRITLPFLLPALASAAVIAFLSSMENYNTTMFAKGGACNFATEIGAMGRNPNGHPPVINAVGTVIIFLTVTAAVTHALLTRHESR; from the coding sequence ATGACCGAAGCGACCACCGGCATGATCGTTCGCCCCAATGCCGCAAAAGGCCACGCATGGATAACAGCGAACGCGGTATTGACCGTTTACACCTGGGCCTTCCTGGCCTTCATGTTCGCGCCGCTTCTGATGATGATCGTCTCGAGCGTCAACGACACCTCGCCGCCTTCGGTCACGGAGTGGGGCGGGCTGACGGGCAAGTGGTACGCTTTTTTCTGGATGCCTGAGGAGGAGATCCGCGCCGACCCGGTGCTGCGCGCGCTGGACCGGGACAGATTCATGGCGTGCTTTGGCAATTCGCTGATCATCTCGGCGGTCGTCGTGCCGCTGGCTTTGTTGCTGGGACTGGCAGGTGCAGTGTTGCTGACACGCTGGCGCAGCCGGATGAACGGAGTGCTCTGGTGGGTACTGCTGTCACCGATGCTGGCGCCTGGTGTTATTCTGGGGCTGTCGGCGCTGGTCTTTTGGGGCAGGCTTGGTGTTGGCGCGGGTCTTTTCACGATCATGATGGCACAAGTGACATTTATTGCCGCCTACCCGCTGCTGATCCTGATGGCGCGTCTGCAACGCCAGCCCGTTGAACTGGAGGAGGCGGCGCTGGATCTTGGCGCGTCGCCGTTCCATGTGTTCCGCCGGATCACACTGCCGTTTCTGTTGCCGGCGCTGGCCTCGGCAGCGGTGATCGCGTTCCTGAGCTCGATGGAAAATTACAACACGACGATGTTCGCCAAAGGCGGGGCCTGCAATTTCGCCACCGAAATTGGGGCGATGGGCCGCAACCCGAACGGCCACCCGCCGGTAATCAACGCGGTGGGTACGGTGATCATTTTTCTGACTGTCACGGCCGCGGTGACTCACGCTCTTCTGACCCGGCACGAAAGTCGGTAA
- a CDS encoding carboxymuconolactone decarboxylase family protein, which translates to MKTFLTVSALGLMTSAAVAQDATQTLPDAVGKVAPALEAYSNNSLFSEVWTDEAMSHRDRALVTFAALMTRQDTGALSDHVALALDAGVTAAEISETITHLAFYTGWGDATAAATAAAPVFEARGITAEDLPAVDPELLGYDEEAEASRQEFVQGTYGSVSQGVVDDTEQLLFLDLWRRPALEPRDRSLVTVAALIAAGQAEQMTFHLNRAMDNGLTQDEAGAMLSHLAYYSGWPKVFSAMPVAKDVFENRSE; encoded by the coding sequence ATGAAGACCTTCCTGACAGTTTCCGCGCTCGGCCTCATGACCAGCGCCGCCGTGGCCCAGGACGCCACGCAGACCCTGCCCGATGCCGTGGGCAAGGTCGCCCCGGCGCTTGAGGCTTATTCTAACAATTCGCTTTTCAGCGAAGTCTGGACGGACGAGGCAATGTCGCACCGCGACCGCGCGCTTGTCACATTTGCCGCGCTGATGACACGGCAAGACACGGGCGCCTTGTCCGATCACGTGGCGCTGGCGCTGGACGCGGGCGTCACCGCGGCCGAGATTTCCGAGACGATCACGCATCTGGCCTTTTACACCGGCTGGGGCGATGCGACCGCTGCCGCAACGGCTGCCGCGCCGGTTTTCGAGGCGCGCGGCATCACCGCCGAGGACCTTCCGGCAGTGGACCCCGAGTTGCTGGGCTATGACGAGGAAGCTGAGGCGAGCCGCCAGGAGTTCGTGCAAGGCACCTATGGCAGCGTGAGCCAAGGTGTCGTTGACGATACCGAGCAGCTGCTGTTCCTCGACCTCTGGCGCCGTCCTGCGCTGGAGCCGCGCGACCGCAGCCTTGTGACCGTTGCCGCGCTGATCGCAGCGGGTCAGGCGGAACAGATGACGTTTCACCTCAACCGCGCCATGGATAACGGCCTGACCCAGGACGAGGCGGGCGCGATGCTGTCGCATCTGGCCTACTACTCCGGCTGGCCCAAGGTCTTTTCCGCCATGCCGGTGGCCAAGGACGTGTTCGAGAACCGGTCCGAGTAA
- a CDS encoding cyclophilin-like fold protein, whose product MIGSTTNIARLAIAALTISLAPAAEATDQGKEAAMTEIRVIVGEKTLTATLDTTPVTQDFAALLPLDLTLSDYHGIEKVADLPRKLDTSGVPDSYEPKAGDITLYAPWGNLAIFYKPFQRSRGLVRLGAFDGPIDVLVRDGDFPVRIELAD is encoded by the coding sequence ATGATCGGATCAACCACGAACATTGCCCGGCTGGCCATCGCGGCCCTGACGATCAGCCTTGCCCCCGCCGCAGAGGCAACCGACCAAGGAAAGGAGGCCGCCATGACCGAAATCAGAGTGATCGTCGGGGAAAAGACCCTGACAGCCACGCTCGACACGACGCCGGTGACACAGGATTTTGCGGCGCTTCTGCCTCTCGACCTGACGCTGAGCGATTACCACGGGATTGAGAAAGTCGCCGATCTGCCGCGCAAGCTGGACACCAGCGGTGTTCCGGACAGCTATGAGCCCAAGGCCGGTGACATCACGCTTTATGCGCCTTGGGGCAATCTGGCGATCTTCTACAAGCCATTCCAGCGCTCGCGTGGCCTTGTGCGGCTTGGCGCCTTTGACGGGCCGATCGACGTGCTTGTCCGCGACGGAGATTTCCCTGTCCGCATCGAGCTGGCGGACTAG
- a CDS encoding NADPH-dependent F420 reductase produces MKIGILGSGLMGSQLGRVWAACGHDVIFSYARNTSKLNMLARQYGALAGRVDEAVRYADVLLLAVHWSRIPDVLEQAGALEGKVVLNCCVPLNEANSELVLGTTTSGAEELARLRPAARWVSCFNTVPSEAFRPVLSGKGQSPAPQVLTYGDDASAKKIAQKLIRDAGFEPLEAGSLRTARFAEPFAMVTAELAYAQAGGPALTYRFTKL; encoded by the coding sequence ATGAAAATCGGTATCCTCGGCTCTGGCCTGATGGGATCGCAACTGGGCCGTGTCTGGGCCGCGTGCGGGCATGACGTGATTTTTTCCTATGCCCGAAACACGTCCAAACTGAATATGCTGGCGCGCCAATACGGCGCGCTGGCCGGGCGGGTGGACGAGGCGGTGCGCTATGCCGATGTCCTCCTGCTTGCCGTGCACTGGTCGCGCATCCCGGACGTCCTGGAGCAGGCGGGGGCGTTGGAGGGAAAGGTCGTGCTGAACTGCTGCGTGCCGTTGAACGAGGCGAATTCCGAATTGGTTCTTGGCACGACGACCTCGGGCGCGGAGGAACTGGCGCGCCTGCGGCCCGCTGCGCGGTGGGTGTCGTGTTTCAACACGGTGCCGTCCGAGGCCTTCAGGCCGGTTCTTTCCGGCAAAGGGCAAAGTCCGGCACCTCAGGTCCTGACCTATGGTGACGATGCCTCGGCCAAGAAGATCGCCCAAAAGCTGATCCGCGACGCGGGATTTGAGCCGCTTGAGGCGGGCTCTTTGCGAACTGCGAGGTTCGCTGAGCCTTTTGCCATGGTGACGGCGGAACTGGCTTACGCCCAAGCGGGCGGCCCGGCGTTGACCTATCGCTTCACCAAGCTCTGA